CTCAATACCTTGGCTCAAGTTGAGGTCAATATTGACTATCCTGAGTACGACGATGTGGAAGAAGCCACTACTGCTGTTGTCCGTGAAAAGACCTTAGAATTTGAACAACTTTTGACCAATCTTCTAAAAACAGCCCGTCGTGGCAAAATTCTCCGCGAAGGGATTTCAACGGCTATTATTGGTCGCCCAAACGTTGGGAAATCAAGTCTCCTCAACAACCTCCTTCGTGAAGATAAAGCCATTGTAACGGATATTGCAGGGACTACTCGAGATGTTATTGAAGAATACGTCAATATCAATGGTGTTCCACTGAAGTTGATTGATACTGCTGGTATTCGTGAAACAGATGATGTCGTGGAACAAATCGGGGTTGAACGCTCCAAAAAAGCCCTCAAGGAAGCTGACTTAGTTCTACTAGTACTAAATGCTAGTGAACCTCTGACTACTCAAGACCGACAACTTCTTGAAATCAGCAAAGATACCAACCGTATTATCCTACTGAATAAAACTGACCTACCAGAGGCCATCGAAACTGAAGAACTTCCAGAAGATATTATCCGGATTTCAGTCCTCAAGAATCAAAACATTGATAAGATTGAGGAACGAATCAATGAGCTCTTCTTCGAAAATGCAGGCCTTGTTGAGCAAGATGCTACTTATCTATCTAACGCCCGTCATATTTCATTAATCGAAAAGGCTGTTGAAAGCTTACAAGCAGTTAACGAAGGTCTTGAACTGGGTATGCCAGTTGACCTGCTTCAGGTTGATTTGACCCGTACCTGGGAAATTCTTGGAGAAATTACTGGTGATGCAGCGCCAGATGAACTTATTACTCAATTGTTCAGCCAATTTTGTCTGGGTAAATAACATAAAAACTAGGTCAAAAGAATGCTAGTCACCTAAAAAGAGGCTGGGACAAAAGTCCTAGCCTCTCAATTGTCTTTGGATTGTCGAGCAAGACGCAGTGGTTGAGTGGGCTCTACTATGCTGATTGCATCAGCTTTTACAGCCCTACTCAACTGTGCGGAGGTGGGACAACGAAATCGAATTCTAACGAATTACCGATTTCTGTCCCACTCTATTTTTCTTACAATTTCTAAATTAGATCCTACCTTAGCGGATAGCTGAAACAAACATTATACTCAATGAAAATCAAAGAGCAAACTAGGAAACTAGCCGCAGGTTGCTCAAAGCACTGCTTTGAGGTTGTAGATAGAACTGACGAAGTCAGTAACATATATACGAAAAGGCGACGTTGACGCGGTTTGAATTTGATTTTCGAAGAGTATTACTAGTTCTTTCCTATTTTCACTTAGTCTTTAGGTAATTTGCCAGCTTTTTCAAGCATTTTTTTGATTAAATAAGGCATCTTGACATTTTCACGACCTTTTTTCTCAATCAATTTTTTAACAAATTCTGGCATTTGTAAGTCTTGTGATTCATCTAGAATATTCTTAGTTTCCTCCGAAGGAACTAATTCATCAAAGGTTTCTTCTTCTGGGAGGAATTCTCTAAATTCTTTATGTTCGTTAGCTCGGACAGTATTAACCAAGGCATCAATCAAACGAGAATCTGTATTTGGCATTGGTGGACGATGGTAGTTCACCCCCAATTCCTGACACAATTCATAACATTCCACATCGTTGTCAAACAAGACTTCAATGTGCTCACTGATAAAACTAATAGGTACAAAAATATAATGATTTGGATGTTCTTTCTGTTCTCTGAGATACTCCAAAACATCTGGCTTAATCCACGGAATACCAATATCACTTTCGCTCTGCCAAGTGTTGGTATATTGCCCTGGATCCAAGTCTAATTTCTTCGCAATTAACTTGCTATTTTCAAAAATTTGATCGATATAGGGATCACCAAAATCTAAGGCAAAAATGGGCACACTGTGGGCAGAAAAGATGACTTTAAAGCTATC
The window above is part of the Streptococcus sp. Marseille-Q6470 genome. Proteins encoded here:
- the hemH gene encoding ferrochelatase; amino-acid sequence: MKKAILMMTFGSPEEITFEGVADFFTNIRRGVRPQDHEIQTLYDNYVRIGGTPLQKITREEVALVEARLENEYSVYFANKFSPPFIPDVIRQMEADGIEQCICLILEPHYSFYSVMGYEKFLESKQIQFLVIKDWYQEAALLNYWADEITKILNEEVKQDSFKVIFSAHSVPIFALDFGDPYIDQIFENSKLIAKKLDLDPGQYTNTWQSESDIGIPWIKPDVLEYLREQKEHPNHYIFVPISFISEHIEVLFDNDVECYELCQELGVNYHRPPMPNTDSRLIDALVNTVRANEHKEFREFLPEEETFDELVPSEETKNILDESQDLQMPEFVKKLIEKKGRENVKMPYLIKKMLEKAGKLPKD
- the mnmE gene encoding tRNA uridine-5-carboxymethylaminomethyl(34) synthesis GTPase MnmE, giving the protein MITREFDTIAAISTPLGEGAIGIVRLSGTDSFTIAQKIFRGKDLSKVASHTLNYGHIVDPQTGKVMDEVMVGAMKSPKTFTREDIIEINTHGGIAVTNEILQLAIREGARLAEPGEFTKRAFLNGRVDLTQAEAVMDIIRAKTDKAMNIAVKQLDGSLSDLINNTRQEILNTLAQVEVNIDYPEYDDVEEATTAVVREKTLEFEQLLTNLLKTARRGKILREGISTAIIGRPNVGKSSLLNNLLREDKAIVTDIAGTTRDVIEEYVNINGVPLKLIDTAGIRETDDVVEQIGVERSKKALKEADLVLLVLNASEPLTTQDRQLLEISKDTNRIILLNKTDLPEAIETEELPEDIIRISVLKNQNIDKIEERINELFFENAGLVEQDATYLSNARHISLIEKAVESLQAVNEGLELGMPVDLLQVDLTRTWEILGEITGDAAPDELITQLFSQFCLGK